The following proteins are encoded in a genomic region of Arachis stenosperma cultivar V10309 chromosome 4, arast.V10309.gnm1.PFL2, whole genome shotgun sequence:
- the LOC130975530 gene encoding uncharacterized protein LOC130975530, translating to MEGTANLVVYRNGEIIRNTPEGVRFVCQNPFSFVVPCTMTLMELQNGLCQSMENGTLMRVSKILYRNPVVVFGGLIQFDTMPITDEGSMQNMFQIYRQTQMRQPHIELYVEFESVETEGIQNVLDIEDDRAAVYEGMNSDSEEDFEATYEAGDEDEDGDVGVETTTENIVLHPSSSQPMEVPPFMRELDLDAMHAPEFPEYANIVNDDFPLSVGVADPEDGEFRIGMEYSSRKSVVAAIRRYTIVRGVDYDVYESEPQTFYAKCKMYGRGCDWLIRASLIRKKDCWEIRRYNGRHTCTMGAISQDHSKLDSDTVADSIMPLVETDPSIKVKSIIAEVQSRFNYTISYRKAWLAKQKSIAKAFGGWEDSYQALPWWLSVMVQKIPGSVVQIETRPLYNGNEEAQGVKILHRVFWSFNPCVRAFRHCNLMWLWLLRDELLWGRWLWYRWLWILRNVPRQSQQMPI from the exons ATGGAGGGTACTGCAAACTTGGTGGTGTATCGCAACGGTGAAATAATACGCAATACTCCTGAGGGCGTGAGGTTTGTCTGTCAGAATCCATTTTCGTTTGTGGTTCCATGCACCATGACGTTAATGGAGCTTCAGAACGGTCTTTGTCAAAGCATGGAGAACGGTACGTTAATGAGAGTGAGCAAAATTTTGTACCGGAATCCAGTTGTAGTTTTTGGTGGTCTAATACAGTTTGACACCATGCCCATCACTGACGAAGGGAGTATGCAGAATATGTTTCAAATTTACCGGCAAACTCAGATGCGACAGCCACATATTGAACTATATGTTGAGTTTGAAAGCGTAGAGACGGAAGGGATTCAAAATGTTTTAGATATAGAGGATGATAGAGCTGCAGTGTACGAGGGAATGAATAGTGACAGCGAAGAGGACTTCGAAGCCACTTACGAAGCCGGCGATGAAGACGAGGATGGTGATGTGGGAGTTGAGACAACAACGGAGAATATAGTGCTTCATCCCTCGAGCAGTCAACCGATGGAGGTGCCACCATTCATGCGTGAGTTGGATCTCGACGCCATGCATGCACCGGAATTTCCGGAATATGCAAACATAG TGAACGATGATTTTCCGCTTTCTGTAGGCGTTGCCGATCCTGAGGACGGAGAGTTCCGGATTGGAATGGAATACAGTTCCAGGAAGTCGGTGGTTGCTGCAATTAGAAGATACACTATCGTTAGAGGAGTTGACTACGATGTGTATGAGTCTGAGCCACAGACCTTCTATGCAAAATGCAAGATGTATGGGCGTGGGTGCGATTGGCTTATCCGAGCCAGCTTGATACGGAAAAAAGATTGTTGGGAGATACGCAGATACAATGGAAGGCACACGTGCACAATGGGAGCGATTTCACAGGATCATTCCAAGCTGGACTCGGATACCGTTGCTGATAGTATAATGCCGTTAGTCGAGACTGACCCGTCAATCAAGGTGAAATCTATAATAGCGGAAGTCCAGTCAAGGTTCAACTATACCATCAGTTACCGAAAGGCTTGGTTGGCAAAGCAGAAGTCCATAGCGAAGGCTTTTGGTGGTTGGGAGGATTCGTACcaagccttgccatggtggctCTCGGTCATGGTTCAGAAGATACCTGGGTCAGTTGTGCAAATAGAAACACGCCCACTGTACAACGGGAATGAGGAGGCACAAGGTGTAAAAATACTTCATCGCGTATTTTGGAGCTTCAATCCATGCGTTAGGGCATTTAGGCATTGCAATCTGATGTGGCTGTGGCTGCTGAGGGACGAACTCCTGTGGGGCAGGTGGCTGTGGTACAGGTGGCTGTGGATCCTGAGGAACGTACCCCGACAATCTCAGCAGATGCCCATATGA